A section of the Pimelobacter simplex genome encodes:
- a CDS encoding LysR family transcriptional regulator, translated as MRIEQLEYLAAVTQHGSLRRASEKLHLSQPALSEALTKLERELRVTLLDRRRSGARISREGRELLPYMVEVLAAVDRLKIAAGDQRTDTRVIRVGTVHAATSTLLVPAVRSFQERHPGTTVEVLTLQQAQIDEALAEGTLDLGLVNVLDGDDPPIGLDGIDLLHGRPVAVLPAGHPLTARPQVTLDELRQERFVMMRAGYVMHRFVHRAFGPEVPPAAHSTDGAEMGKALVAEGVGVTVLPDYSVLGDPLHRVGMIEARPIAGDNTFVTLQLRQRKTLQQPLPVRELQNALAARAAEYRASRAAS; from the coding sequence ATGCGGATCGAACAGCTGGAGTACCTCGCCGCCGTCACCCAGCACGGATCGCTGCGACGGGCGAGCGAGAAGCTCCACCTCTCCCAGCCCGCGCTGAGCGAGGCCCTCACCAAGCTCGAGCGCGAGCTGCGGGTCACCCTCCTCGACCGGCGGCGCTCCGGTGCCCGGATCAGCCGGGAGGGTCGCGAGCTGCTCCCCTACATGGTCGAGGTGCTCGCCGCCGTCGACCGGCTCAAGATCGCGGCCGGCGACCAGCGCACCGACACCCGGGTGATCCGGGTCGGCACGGTGCACGCGGCGACCTCGACCCTGCTGGTCCCCGCGGTCCGCTCGTTCCAGGAGCGCCACCCCGGCACCACCGTCGAGGTGCTCACGCTCCAGCAGGCGCAGATCGACGAGGCGCTCGCCGAGGGCACCCTCGACCTGGGCCTGGTCAACGTCCTCGACGGCGACGACCCGCCGATCGGGCTCGACGGGATCGACCTGCTGCACGGCCGGCCGGTCGCCGTACTGCCGGCGGGGCACCCGCTCACCGCGCGCCCCCAGGTCACCCTGGACGAGCTGCGCCAGGAGCGCTTCGTGATGATGCGCGCCGGCTACGTCATGCACCGCTTCGTGCACCGCGCCTTCGGGCCCGAGGTGCCGCCGGCCGCGCACAGCACCGACGGTGCCGAGATGGGCAAGGCACTCGTCGCCGAGGGCGTCGGCGTCACGGTGCTGCCTGACTACTCGGTGCTCGGCGACCCGCTGCACCGCGTCGGCATGATCGAGGCGCGCCCCATCGCCGGCGACAACACGTTCGTCACCCTGCAGCTGCGCCAGCGCAAGACGCTCCAGCAGCCGCTCCCCGTGCGCGAGCTGCAGAACGCGCTCGCCGCCCGGGCCGCCGAGTACCGAGCGAGCCGGGCGGCGTCCTGA
- the hemE gene encoding uroporphyrinogen decarboxylase, with protein sequence MCVPRRSPESLDPVTDAVAPRPLADSALIRAARGEEVDHTPVWFMRQAGRSLPEYLAVREGVAMLDACADPELIVEITLQPVRRYGVDGAIFFSDIVLPLKAVGVDLDIVPGVGPVVANPVRTLDDVAAIPDLTPEHIGFVTEAVQGLVGELAGINGGTPLIGFAGAPFTVASYLVEGGPSKEHAKTKALMFGQPDVWDALMRKIGDISAVFLETQVAAGASAVQLFDSWAGALTPADYVRYVQPHSARVLARVGELGVPRIHFGVGTSNLLDLMGEAGADVVGVDWRTPLDRAIPLVGDRAVQGNLDPTLVFAPTEVMTARAGEVIEAGRAARGHIFNLGHGVIPSTNPDQLARLTEFVQGYPLR encoded by the coding sequence ATGTGCGTCCCACGCCGGTCACCTGAGAGCCTGGACCCCGTGACCGACGCCGTTGCCCCCCGTCCGCTCGCCGACAGCGCCCTCATCCGGGCCGCCCGCGGTGAGGAGGTGGACCACACGCCGGTGTGGTTCATGCGCCAGGCGGGCCGCTCGCTCCCCGAGTACCTCGCGGTCCGCGAGGGCGTCGCCATGCTCGACGCGTGCGCCGACCCCGAGCTGATCGTCGAGATCACGCTCCAGCCCGTGCGCCGCTACGGCGTCGACGGCGCCATCTTCTTCTCCGACATCGTGCTGCCGCTCAAGGCGGTCGGCGTCGACCTCGACATCGTCCCGGGCGTCGGGCCGGTCGTGGCGAACCCGGTGCGGACCCTTGACGACGTCGCGGCGATCCCCGACCTCACCCCCGAGCACATCGGGTTCGTGACCGAGGCGGTCCAGGGCCTGGTCGGCGAGCTGGCCGGGATCAACGGCGGGACGCCGCTCATCGGCTTCGCGGGGGCGCCGTTCACCGTGGCGTCGTACCTGGTCGAGGGCGGGCCGTCCAAGGAGCACGCCAAGACCAAGGCGCTCATGTTCGGCCAGCCCGACGTGTGGGACGCCCTGATGCGCAAGATCGGCGACATCTCGGCCGTCTTCCTCGAGACCCAGGTCGCCGCGGGCGCCTCCGCCGTCCAGCTCTTCGACTCGTGGGCGGGCGCCCTGACGCCGGCCGACTACGTCCGCTACGTCCAGCCCCACTCGGCCCGGGTGCTCGCCCGGGTCGGCGAGCTGGGCGTGCCGCGCATCCACTTCGGCGTCGGTACGTCGAATCTGCTCGACCTCATGGGCGAGGCCGGCGCCGACGTGGTCGGCGTCGACTGGCGTACGCCGCTCGACCGCGCCATCCCGCTCGTCGGCGACCGCGCCGTCCAGGGCAACCTCGACCCGACGCTCGTGTTCGCGCCGACCGAGGTGATGACGGCCCGCGCGGGCGAGGTCATCGAGGCCGGCCGGGCCGCCCGCGGCCACATCTTCAACCTCGGTCACGGTGTGATCCCGAGCACGAACCCGGACCAGCTCGCGCGGCTCACGGAGTTCGTCCAGGGCTACCCGCTGCGCTGA
- a CDS encoding DUF3000 domain-containing protein: protein MVARQETSQGSGTAGTPPEFAAAVESLRTAAFRPEVFCEEMPAPQRIAPYATALSADVTVDDDEVATGRLVVLHDPAGNDAWEGTFRCVAYCRAEIDHDLATDPMLADVGWTWLTDALDAHGAENVAVSGTVTRVATESFGTMAGEPGSAQLEIRASWTPVDPGDLATHAEAWGELLCTAGGLEPVPEGVAVMPSRRGQRGGAG, encoded by the coding sequence ATGGTCGCCCGGCAGGAGACGAGCCAGGGGTCCGGCACGGCCGGCACGCCCCCGGAGTTCGCTGCTGCCGTCGAGAGCCTCCGCACCGCCGCGTTCCGGCCCGAGGTGTTCTGCGAGGAGATGCCGGCCCCCCAGCGGATCGCGCCCTACGCGACCGCGCTCTCGGCCGACGTGACCGTCGACGACGATGAGGTCGCCACCGGGCGCCTCGTCGTCCTGCACGACCCGGCCGGCAACGACGCGTGGGAGGGCACCTTCCGCTGCGTGGCCTACTGCCGGGCCGAGATCGACCACGACCTGGCCACCGACCCGATGCTCGCCGACGTGGGCTGGACCTGGCTCACCGACGCGCTCGACGCCCACGGGGCCGAGAACGTCGCGGTCTCCGGGACCGTCACCCGGGTGGCCACCGAGAGCTTCGGCACGATGGCCGGCGAGCCGGGCAGCGCCCAGCTCGAGATCCGCGCCTCCTGGACGCCGGTCGACCCCGGCGACCTCGCCACCCACGCCGAGGCGTGGGGCGAGCTCCTGTGCACCGCCGGCGGCCTGGAGCCCGTGCCCGAGGGTGTCGCCGTGATGCCCTCACGCCGCGGCCAGCGAGGTGGCGCCGGCTGA